The following proteins are co-located in the Abditibacteriaceae bacterium genome:
- a CDS encoding DUF1559 domain-containing protein, translated as MSRRFRAGFTLIELLVVISIIAILASILFPVFARARENARRSSCQSNLKQIGLAVMQYAQDYDERTLVQDEDAAYLWFKPLQPYIKSEQVFRCPSVAETWTPPTDRPASDYVLNGFFAHSLSMARFSSTAQQIMLGERAQDEDHIDYHTWDSDFKDHMQTERHLGGANYAFADGHVKWMKWENTLKPSVVKDGISVGMHNIDQLDEPADP; from the coding sequence ATGTCACGTCGTTTCCGGGCCGGATTCACCCTTATTGAACTTCTTGTCGTCATCTCGATTATTGCAATCCTCGCTTCGATTCTGTTTCCCGTTTTCGCCCGCGCGCGTGAAAATGCGCGTCGTTCCAGTTGCCAGAGCAACCTCAAGCAAATCGGCCTTGCCGTCATGCAATACGCGCAGGATTACGATGAGCGCACGCTTGTTCAAGATGAAGATGCAGCCTATTTGTGGTTCAAGCCGCTTCAGCCCTACATCAAAAGCGAGCAAGTCTTTCGTTGCCCGTCAGTCGCTGAAACGTGGACGCCGCCAACAGATCGTCCCGCCAGCGATTATGTCCTCAACGGTTTCTTCGCGCACAGCCTGAGCATGGCACGCTTTTCTTCGACGGCCCAACAGATTATGTTGGGTGAGCGTGCCCAAGACGAAGATCATATTGACTACCACACTTGGGACAGCGATTTCAAAGATCACATGCAAACTGAGCGTCACCTGGGCGGCGCTAATTATGCCTTCGCCGATGGTCACGTCAAGTGGATGAAGTGGGAAAATACGCTGAAACCGAGTGTCGTAAAAGACGGCATTTCCGTCGGAATGCACAACATCGACCAGCTCGACGAACCGGCAGATCCCTAA
- the proC gene encoding pyrroline-5-carboxylate reductase: MKLLFLGAGAMGEALMRGALAGHVCAASDISAFDVDVVRVQNLAMELGIRTVSDVVDAAREAEVILLAVKPQTIAKALEPLRDVLTEKHTLVSIAAGVSTASLESNFAASVPVVRVMPNTPALVGQAASALCLGAHADESHRALAHKLFDAVGVAVDCDEKQIDAVTGLSGSGPAYVYLFIEALSDGGVKQGLPRAVATKLAAQTVLGAAQMVLETGQHPGVLKDMVTSPGGTTIAAIHALETGAFRGVVMDAVEAATERAREMG, encoded by the coding sequence ATGAAACTGCTTTTTCTCGGCGCGGGCGCCATGGGCGAAGCGCTCATGCGCGGCGCGCTTGCGGGCCATGTGTGTGCGGCCTCCGATATTTCTGCCTTCGATGTCGACGTTGTGCGCGTGCAAAATCTCGCGATGGAACTCGGTATCCGCACCGTTTCGGATGTCGTCGATGCTGCACGCGAAGCCGAAGTCATTTTGCTGGCTGTCAAGCCGCAAACGATTGCCAAAGCTCTCGAACCGCTGCGCGATGTCTTAACCGAAAAGCACACGCTGGTTTCGATTGCAGCAGGTGTTTCAACGGCTTCGCTCGAAAGCAACTTTGCGGCGAGTGTTCCCGTCGTGCGCGTGATGCCAAATACGCCTGCTCTTGTGGGCCAAGCCGCGAGCGCGTTATGTCTGGGCGCCCACGCCGATGAATCGCATCGCGCTCTGGCTCATAAACTGTTCGATGCCGTCGGTGTTGCTGTCGATTGTGACGAAAAACAAATCGACGCCGTAACCGGTCTTTCCGGCAGCGGTCCGGCTTACGTTTATTTGTTCATCGAAGCGCTCAGCGATGGCGGCGTGAAGCAAGGTTTGCCGCGCGCGGTTGCAACCAAACTGGCCGCACAAACCGTGTTAGGCGCGGCGCAGATGGTGCTCGAAACCGGACAGCACCCGGGCGTGCTGAAAGACATGGTGACTTCGCCCGGAGGAACAACCATCGCGGCGATTCATGCGTTGGAAACCGGCGCGTTTCGCGGCGTCGTGATGGACGCTGTTGAAGCAGCAACCGAACGCGCGCGCGAAATGGGCTGA
- a CDS encoding YggS family pyridoxal phosphate-dependent enzyme, whose protein sequence is MTNLRIIRERVAVACERANRDVAEITLVGASKKVEAERLRDFIESGLRDCGENYVQEGVAKREALRDCNICWHFIGALQSNKARVAVQNFSLIHSLDRVSLARELDKAAREQNKIQDVLLQVNVSGEASKAGCAPDELERLLETCAALPNLRITGLMALPAYETDAEKVRPSFVLLRQLRDRLLPDSALSMGMSNDFETAIEEGATHIRVGSALFGARN, encoded by the coding sequence ATGACGAATTTGAGAATTATCCGCGAGCGCGTTGCCGTTGCGTGCGAGCGCGCGAACCGCGATGTTGCAGAAATCACGCTTGTTGGCGCGAGCAAAAAAGTCGAGGCCGAGCGTTTGCGTGACTTCATCGAAAGCGGGCTACGCGATTGCGGCGAAAACTATGTGCAGGAAGGCGTGGCAAAAAGAGAAGCGCTGCGCGACTGCAACATCTGCTGGCATTTCATTGGCGCGCTGCAAAGCAACAAAGCGCGCGTTGCGGTGCAGAACTTCAGCCTGATTCATTCGCTCGACCGCGTTTCTCTCGCACGCGAACTGGACAAAGCCGCGCGCGAGCAAAACAAAATTCAAGATGTGCTGTTGCAAGTCAATGTTTCCGGTGAAGCGAGCAAAGCAGGCTGCGCGCCCGACGAACTGGAGCGATTGCTGGAAACCTGCGCGGCGTTGCCCAACCTGCGTATTACAGGATTAATGGCGCTTCCTGCTTATGAAACCGACGCCGAAAAGGTGCGGCCTTCATTTGTGCTTTTGCGCCAGTTGCGCGACCGGTTGTTGCCCGATTCCGCGCTTTCGATGGGCATGAGCAACGACTTTGAAACGGCCATTGAAGAAGGCGCGACGCACATTCGTGTCGGTTCGGCGCTCTTTGGCGCACGAAATTAA
- a CDS encoding DUF167 domain-containing protein yields the protein MDELLVEERDGGVQFSVRAKPGARRTAIEMKNGVLAVSVVAAPEDGKANAAIITVFAKQLRIAKGAIEIRRGLSSRDKVLFVAGLSRDELLRRFRENGK from the coding sequence ATGGACGAATTGCTCGTCGAAGAACGCGATGGCGGCGTGCAATTTTCGGTTCGCGCCAAGCCCGGCGCGCGGCGCACCGCCATTGAAATGAAAAACGGTGTTCTCGCGGTTTCCGTTGTGGCTGCGCCCGAAGACGGAAAAGCCAACGCCGCCATCATCACCGTTTTTGCGAAGCAGTTGCGTATTGCAAAAGGTGCAATCGAGATTCGACGCGGATTGTCATCGCGTGACAAAGTGCTTTTTGTAGCCGGACTTTCGCGCGATGAACTGCTGCGTCGGTTCAGAGAAAATGGCAAGTAA
- a CDS encoding NEW3 domain-containing protein: protein MASKSGVSMPRVALRLGVFLGVLLGSTVENDRTFAAPSAAPQSLASLRIASVQTPMLWNGSHRGEITVTIDSDFQRIGGSSLLLSVSPLDAAHSAKPLWTSRIEFHATRGQTTLRARCAQPLPFGPYAVSAVVGNQNARAFFVVSPRATPSRDLTLLLPDARRETVEPIAGFGLHLAAPPLDDSLDGRVRRDERSARFRGNVETVAFEEDAAALSRGREDATRLISSSAVHRSPRDWPQIAPFPLAVDWPSDSAPLAAQTSASASRALQANARYFGHLSPFAVVLPRESSASPRVVAHELAAQTATAWAAGAREVFIPFDTKNEALSALDARRLAAASALERMRGNFGRSLFGSSPLLRGTSFRMRRGHSALLWLERNSNRRARLITKLEARVFDLWGNEIGRENKGVLVVPLGIGPVWVQSVANERTWNRAWQTASLEGTRLLAAQVLPLARETGTQALRIRLQNTGIAPLSGTLSLSPPPGWSLSDDDMSFRLAPGEARVLRFGVAVSQSRADGVYPVTVVASRGASTTATRWTWTQNARVAVAPETATAPSIDGDLADWKEASWMRVAAGENSARVALRWDNTRFYVAAEVREREFAPVAREEFWNGNAIQFAFGLRDDAASRPQNGPFRDTDFGFLLVPWKNADGTFGARILRGWSSTIPFDGFNGVVLDRMRWGGAVPGSEAALRRDGGRGITRYEASFPHAEMATLRPARRASENIAVRFSFLTHSPRQPALSWSRANNVFAWWGNAVSFQNGGAISPAAQVPLFFSAIASAELLPALPPAAPPRPAPQTPREMIPPLLPDTRRAPETRARVSPPPRRSRQPRRRPTTDDQIPLSPPNLEPMQPRTLPPAAPPPGTRIPPAPVTSE from the coding sequence ATGGCAAGTAAATCGGGAGTTTCGATGCCGCGCGTTGCCCTGCGTCTTGGTGTATTCCTCGGGGTTCTGCTGGGAAGTACGGTTGAAAACGACCGTACTTTTGCTGCGCCTTCCGCTGCGCCGCAGTCGCTTGCTTCGCTCCGAATTGCTTCCGTGCAAACACCAATGCTATGGAACGGCTCTCATCGCGGTGAAATCACGGTCACCATTGACAGCGATTTTCAACGCATTGGTGGCAGTTCGCTTCTTTTGTCTGTTTCACCGCTTGATGCAGCGCATTCTGCAAAACCCTTGTGGACAAGCCGCATCGAATTTCACGCAACGCGCGGCCAAACGACGCTGCGCGCTCGCTGCGCTCAACCGTTGCCGTTTGGCCCGTACGCCGTTTCCGCCGTCGTTGGAAACCAGAATGCGCGCGCCTTTTTTGTCGTGTCGCCGCGTGCCACGCCTTCGCGCGACTTAACGCTGCTGCTGCCCGATGCGCGCCGTGAAACCGTCGAGCCAATCGCCGGATTTGGTTTGCACCTGGCTGCGCCGCCCCTCGACGATTCGCTCGATGGCCGCGTGCGCCGCGATGAGCGCTCTGCTCGATTCCGAGGAAATGTCGAGACCGTCGCGTTTGAAGAAGATGCTGCTGCGTTATCGCGCGGGCGCGAAGATGCCACGCGTTTAATCAGCAGTTCTGCGGTTCATCGGTCGCCCCGCGACTGGCCTCAAATTGCGCCGTTTCCTCTCGCTGTCGATTGGCCCTCCGATTCCGCGCCTCTTGCGGCGCAAACGAGTGCTTCGGCTTCGCGCGCGCTGCAAGCCAATGCCCGCTATTTCGGACACCTGTCGCCATTTGCTGTCGTTCTGCCCCGAGAAAGTTCCGCCTCGCCCCGCGTTGTCGCGCACGAATTAGCAGCGCAAACCGCGACGGCGTGGGCGGCAGGCGCGCGCGAAGTCTTCATTCCTTTTGACACAAAAAACGAAGCGTTGTCGGCCCTCGATGCGCGACGATTGGCAGCGGCGTCAGCGCTGGAAAGAATGCGCGGCAACTTTGGTCGCTCTTTATTTGGCTCCTCGCCCCTTTTGCGCGGGACATCCTTCCGCATGCGGCGCGGCCACTCAGCCTTGCTTTGGCTGGAGCGCAACTCGAACCGGCGCGCCCGTCTGATAACAAAACTCGAAGCGCGCGTCTTCGATTTGTGGGGCAACGAGATCGGGCGCGAAAACAAAGGTGTTCTGGTGGTGCCGCTCGGGATCGGGCCGGTGTGGGTGCAAAGCGTCGCAAACGAGCGCACATGGAATCGGGCATGGCAAACTGCGTCGCTCGAAGGCACGCGTTTGCTGGCCGCTCAGGTGTTGCCCCTTGCGCGCGAAACAGGCACGCAAGCGTTGCGAATTCGCTTGCAAAATACCGGAATCGCTCCCCTTTCCGGCACGTTGTCTCTTTCACCTCCGCCAGGCTGGTCGCTGTCGGACGATGATATGTCGTTTCGCCTCGCGCCCGGTGAAGCACGCGTTCTCCGTTTTGGTGTGGCCGTTTCACAATCGCGCGCCGATGGTGTTTATCCGGTCACTGTCGTCGCTTCGCGCGGTGCTTCGACCACAGCAACACGTTGGACGTGGACGCAAAATGCGCGTGTTGCTGTTGCACCTGAAACGGCGACGGCACCGAGTATCGACGGCGACTTGGCCGATTGGAAAGAAGCGTCGTGGATGCGGGTCGCGGCGGGCGAAAACAGCGCGCGTGTTGCTTTGCGCTGGGACAATACCCGTTTTTATGTCGCAGCGGAAGTGCGCGAACGCGAATTCGCTCCCGTCGCGCGCGAAGAGTTCTGGAACGGCAACGCAATCCAGTTTGCGTTTGGCTTGCGCGACGATGCGGCTTCACGCCCGCAAAACGGGCCTTTCCGCGACACCGATTTTGGCTTCCTGCTCGTTCCGTGGAAGAATGCCGATGGCACCTTCGGCGCACGCATTCTGCGAGGCTGGAGTTCGACCATACCTTTCGATGGTTTCAACGGCGTCGTCCTCGACCGCATGCGTTGGGGCGGCGCCGTGCCCGGCAGTGAAGCCGCCTTGCGACGCGACGGCGGTCGTGGTATCACGCGTTACGAAGCAAGCTTTCCCCACGCCGAAATGGCAACTCTTCGTCCGGCGCGTCGCGCGTCAGAAAATATCGCGGTGCGATTTTCGTTTCTGACGCATTCGCCTCGACAACCGGCGCTTTCGTGGAGCCGTGCCAACAATGTGTTCGCGTGGTGGGGCAATGCCGTTTCGTTTCAAAACGGCGGCGCGATTTCACCCGCGGCTCAGGTGCCGTTGTTCTTTAGCGCGATAGCTTCCGCTGAACTTTTGCCCGCGTTGCCGCCAGCTGCTCCGCCGCGTCCGGCCCCGCAAACGCCACGAGAAATGATTCCGCCACTCTTGCCCGACACGCGACGCGCGCCGGAAACGCGCGCCCGCGTTTCACCGCCGCCGCGTCGGTCGCGCCAGCCGCGCCGCCGACCCACAACCGACGACCAAATTCCTCTCAGTCCGCCTAACCTGGAACCCATGCAGCCCCGCACCCTGCCGCCGGCCGCGCCTCCCCCTGGCACCCGCATTCCTCCTGCGCCCGTAACAAGTGAATAG
- a CDS encoding cell division protein SepF: MSGLTQAVRNFRNIWGQGDDDYSPEDEHDGDDDVATPAASRPYNSYAPTSSTSTPTHTPSYGGGSGNSTPRARRLHPVPSTLRGREKNIYTIKPKSQDDATIAADYLKSGDAVIVNLEDVDRVNAVRIVDFMSGVCYGLEARGHAMKLGDAIFLYTPGDFEIRSDEVDYGENEEYFFKDEDPIPQPVVRAQVMSASQVPHMQAQVQAAQAQQAHAAQQAAVSGYINPATNPNPAPRPPLPGAMPIPDRRAWER, from the coding sequence ATGAGTGGATTAACTCAAGCGGTACGCAATTTTCGCAATATCTGGGGCCAGGGCGACGACGATTACTCCCCTGAAGATGAACATGACGGTGACGATGATGTCGCCACGCCAGCCGCTTCGCGTCCTTACAACTCTTACGCGCCGACAAGCTCGACTTCGACACCAACGCACACGCCTTCTTACGGTGGCGGAAGCGGCAACTCGACTCCGCGTGCGCGCCGCTTGCATCCCGTGCCTTCGACGCTTCGTGGACGCGAAAAGAATATTTACACCATCAAGCCGAAAAGCCAGGACGACGCGACGATTGCCGCCGACTACTTGAAATCCGGTGACGCGGTCATCGTGAATCTGGAGGATGTCGATCGCGTCAATGCGGTGCGCATCGTCGATTTCATGAGCGGCGTTTGCTACGGACTTGAGGCACGCGGCCACGCCATGAAACTCGGCGACGCGATTTTCCTCTACACGCCGGGCGACTTTGAGATTCGTTCCGACGAAGTCGACTACGGCGAGAACGAAGAGTACTTCTTCAAAGATGAAGATCCGATTCCTCAGCCGGTTGTGCGTGCTCAGGTGATGTCGGCGTCTCAGGTGCCGCACATGCAAGCGCAAGTGCAAGCCGCTCAAGCGCAGCAGGCACACGCCGCACAACAAGCCGCCGTTTCGGGTTACATCAATCCGGCGACGAACCCGAATCCTGCTCCCAGACCGCCGCTCCCCGGCGCGATGCCGATTCCCGACCGTCGCGCATGGGAACGCTAA
- a CDS encoding zinc ribbon domain-containing protein, with product MPIYEYIALTDGCALCDGRFEEIQSASDEPFTECPACEAPCQRVISRPARAHVNRSAGGELLSNDNIARNGFLKYERSGDNTWTRTAGDDSSGPPTLERAPK from the coding sequence ATGCCGATTTACGAATATATTGCTCTCACCGATGGATGCGCTCTTTGCGACGGACGCTTTGAAGAAATCCAAAGCGCGAGCGATGAGCCTTTTACAGAATGTCCGGCGTGTGAAGCGCCGTGTCAGCGCGTCATTTCACGTCCGGCGCGGGCGCACGTTAATCGCAGCGCGGGTGGAGAACTATTGTCGAACGATAACATTGCGCGCAACGGATTTCTGAAATACGAGCGCAGCGGAGACAACACCTGGACGCGCACTGCAGGCGACGATTCTTCCGGACCGCCAACACTTGAACGCGCGCCGAAGTAA
- a CDS encoding SpoIVB peptidase S55 domain-containing protein, with the protein MSRNGHPVFCVWSTVENDRTYSIGVFMFLRAFASLGVASLFVSTAFAQTKPKVQVPVENRAQAKAIVDQLLRQGKIIRSSQVRRGMRGVARSVFQGTKIEEFPVEVLGVLGRVQGGSDLVLIKVLGGPVVKRQSGIIAGMSGSPVYINGKMLGAIAIGWGFPKEPIGGVTPITDMIQSSLPDTTRAKPTANTTPSTVDAGNTAYVPREPLSLGGQNIARVEVSRGTAKPLRIASNGDAIATMRPVSTLLQVSGWSEKSLPRLRKLYEPYQIVPMVGPASKKSGVKGSLAPGGAIGVQLVSGDMDQTAVGTVTFRWGNRLLAFGHPMFGMGAVSLPITTSYIHDIFPSYQRSFKLSSPIEQMGALQQDTQYAIGGTIGSRPDMIPMTIALRDPERRIARTYRVRVMKDPALTPELLVNVAVEAVETALGQTSDKMVRVGLRMKVDGAEDIVRRNLIYSRDVITGAALNDFAQSLALTQQNEFARGGITRVDLDVALEPVRRTARIKSLFADRNRLKAGETVRISAVLEPTGEPNKTETKVFTFTVPEDAPSGSMRIIATPGNAYWAGQIRVGAAPPDPANLKELVSAWNKVGSVNVLTVQASTPDTYLLIDRKRIPNPSPSQQKLLRAGASSTAGSFNETQVRETATSYALSGAQALTLAVESRRAADKPATDAPAAATTEKPKASEEVKVLTADGTDADAEEPAIEIEDEASYLPSKSAFLGYLKSSDVQSNSTVLDNLQTTPGRAPIDRPITGNVPNPTPTPTPTATPTPTPTPVPTPIVVPADDGKGVARPALRWVQGAAADFLRGRFERAAVSSEGAIRPAPASSLLATTAEPFGWSVAGSADGTVYLGTGSNARILRIRNGATSTFYQGEGVSISALTTDAAGNLYAGVSPSGDVFRFAPDGKRTRILVGNSSAIWDFAWAADGALLAASGGEADNSSAIYRLTDAATRTEATGVALARLPQGHIRSIATRGTDIFAATANDGVLYRIDGAGKATALYQIAGTSSQPGEITSVVAAPEGVYFGTLNSGTIFRWNEKTGATAFYASPQTSVFALERGTDGTLYAATGDKGIVYSISPAANASDARGTRVLEPVQQQATALSLDKNGLLIATSNNAAVYRVGTSPDAAGVFTSAIFDAGNSVQWGALRATGDAQWETRSGNTAEPSSSWNAWQPVARNDLGELSITSSNARYLQLRGTLAQNAAISRIEVVYRAANSAPTVVWSAPAGGEFWKGKKTFTWSGTDPNEDALRYKMWISTDGTNWKPVVLKDNDAKSLELDTTTLADGTYRARIEASDAGRNPDDPQTDEAISAPFTIDNTAPVWNNVSVTKQDNGDWRIEATATDATSPLTGAEWHFTPPAKKTAAATKTEPKPVTTPTATVAKPADVKPAGLTPATTPAATATVAATPTVPTSTTAPTADNWNAFTARDGIFDSRRETLVAIIPASEIETARALGELKLEIRVRDAATNSAPQTPTMPR; encoded by the coding sequence ATGTCCCGAAACGGGCATCCGGTTTTTTGCGTCTGGAGTACAGTCGAAAACGACCGTACTTATTCGATTGGAGTTTTTATGTTCCTTCGCGCTTTCGCGTCGTTGGGTGTTGCTTCCTTATTTGTTTCCACAGCGTTTGCTCAAACCAAACCAAAAGTTCAAGTTCCCGTTGAAAACCGTGCTCAGGCAAAAGCGATTGTCGATCAATTGCTGCGCCAAGGCAAAATTATTCGCTCCTCACAGGTCAGGCGCGGAATGCGCGGCGTGGCGCGCAGCGTGTTTCAGGGCACTAAAATCGAAGAGTTTCCCGTTGAAGTCTTGGGCGTCTTAGGTCGCGTGCAGGGCGGCAGCGATTTGGTGCTAATTAAAGTGCTTGGCGGTCCTGTCGTGAAACGCCAGAGTGGCATTATCGCCGGCATGAGCGGCTCGCCGGTTTATATCAACGGTAAGATGCTCGGCGCAATCGCGATTGGCTGGGGCTTTCCCAAAGAACCGATTGGTGGCGTAACGCCGATCACCGACATGATTCAAAGCTCGCTGCCCGACACCACGCGCGCGAAGCCTACGGCAAACACCACCCCAAGTACGGTCGATGCGGGCAATACCGCCTACGTGCCGCGTGAGCCGCTTTCGCTCGGCGGGCAGAACATCGCGCGCGTCGAAGTTTCGCGCGGGACCGCAAAGCCACTCCGTATCGCGTCCAACGGCGATGCAATTGCGACAATGAGACCGGTTTCGACGCTATTGCAGGTGTCGGGCTGGAGCGAAAAATCGCTGCCGCGCTTGCGCAAGCTGTACGAGCCGTATCAAATCGTGCCGATGGTTGGGCCAGCGTCGAAGAAAAGTGGCGTCAAAGGTTCGCTTGCACCGGGTGGTGCCATTGGCGTTCAGCTTGTTTCGGGCGATATGGATCAGACCGCCGTTGGAACCGTGACCTTCCGCTGGGGCAACCGCTTGCTGGCGTTCGGCCATCCGATGTTCGGTATGGGCGCGGTTTCACTCCCGATTACAACGTCTTATATTCACGACATCTTCCCCAGTTATCAGCGCAGCTTCAAACTTTCATCGCCGATTGAGCAAATGGGCGCGTTGCAACAAGACACGCAATACGCCATCGGAGGCACCATTGGTTCGCGTCCCGACATGATTCCGATGACGATTGCGCTGCGCGACCCGGAACGACGCATCGCACGCACCTATCGCGTCCGTGTGATGAAAGACCCCGCGCTCACGCCCGAATTGTTGGTGAACGTGGCGGTTGAAGCAGTGGAAACGGCGCTCGGCCAAACGTCCGACAAAATGGTGCGCGTTGGCCTTCGCATGAAAGTCGATGGCGCAGAAGACATCGTGCGCCGCAACCTGATTTATTCGCGCGACGTTATCACGGGCGCGGCTCTTAACGACTTCGCACAAAGCCTCGCTCTCACGCAGCAAAACGAATTCGCGCGCGGCGGCATCACGCGCGTCGATTTGGACGTAGCGCTCGAACCTGTTCGACGGACGGCACGCATCAAAAGCCTGTTTGCCGACCGCAATCGCTTGAAAGCCGGTGAAACGGTGCGCATTTCCGCCGTTCTGGAGCCGACCGGCGAACCGAACAAAACAGAAACCAAAGTTTTCACTTTTACAGTCCCTGAAGACGCGCCCAGTGGCTCGATGCGCATTATCGCCACGCCAGGCAACGCTTACTGGGCCGGACAAATTCGCGTTGGAGCAGCGCCGCCCGATCCGGCAAACCTCAAAGAACTCGTTTCTGCGTGGAACAAAGTCGGCTCGGTCAATGTATTAACGGTGCAGGCTTCGACACCCGACACGTATTTGCTCATCGATCGCAAGCGGATTCCAAATCCGTCGCCATCGCAGCAAAAACTTCTGCGAGCAGGAGCGTCCTCGACAGCGGGAAGCTTCAACGAAACGCAGGTGCGCGAAACAGCAACAAGTTATGCGCTTTCGGGCGCGCAGGCATTGACGCTTGCCGTCGAGAGCCGCCGCGCTGCCGATAAGCCTGCAACGGACGCTCCGGCAGCAGCCACGACCGAAAAGCCGAAAGCCAGTGAAGAAGTCAAAGTCCTCACCGCTGATGGCACCGACGCCGACGCAGAAGAACCCGCAATCGAGATTGAAGACGAAGCGTCCTATTTGCCTTCAAAATCGGCATTTCTGGGCTACCTCAAATCTTCTGACGTACAGTCGAATTCGACCGTACTCGATAACTTGCAAACCACGCCGGGCCGCGCGCCGATCGATCGCCCGATTACCGGCAACGTCCCCAACCCGACGCCGACGCCAACTCCAACCGCGACACCAACACCCACGCCAACTCCGGTCCCGACGCCGATTGTTGTTCCAGCAGACGATGGCAAAGGCGTGGCGCGTCCGGCGTTGCGCTGGGTTCAGGGCGCGGCTGCCGATTTCTTGCGCGGGCGCTTTGAACGTGCTGCGGTTTCTTCCGAAGGCGCGATTCGTCCGGCGCCCGCATCGAGCTTGCTGGCGACAACCGCCGAGCCATTCGGCTGGAGCGTCGCGGGCAGCGCCGACGGAACTGTTTATCTGGGCACCGGCAGCAACGCGCGCATCTTGCGCATTCGCAACGGCGCAACTTCCACGTTTTATCAAGGCGAGGGCGTCTCGATTTCAGCGCTCACAACCGACGCGGCGGGCAACCTTTACGCAGGTGTTTCGCCCTCCGGTGACGTGTTCCGCTTTGCGCCCGACGGCAAAAGAACACGGATTCTTGTTGGCAATTCGTCAGCAATCTGGGATTTCGCGTGGGCAGCAGATGGCGCGTTGCTCGCCGCATCGGGTGGCGAGGCCGACAACTCCTCGGCGATTTATCGTCTGACCGATGCGGCAACACGCACCGAAGCGACAGGAGTTGCGCTTGCTCGCTTGCCTCAAGGTCACATTCGTTCGATTGCTACTCGTGGCACCGACATCTTCGCCGCCACTGCCAACGATGGTGTTTTGTATCGCATTGATGGTGCGGGCAAAGCGACGGCGCTTTACCAGATTGCGGGCACAAGTTCGCAACCGGGAGAAATCACGTCGGTTGTGGCCGCGCCTGAAGGCGTTTATTTCGGCACGCTCAATTCCGGCACGATTTTCCGCTGGAACGAAAAAACCGGCGCGACCGCGTTTTACGCTTCGCCGCAAACGTCGGTCTTCGCGCTCGAACGCGGAACGGACGGAACTCTCTACGCTGCGACTGGTGACAAAGGCATCGTGTATTCGATTTCGCCCGCTGCCAATGCCAGCGATGCACGCGGCACTCGCGTTTTAGAACCGGTCCAACAGCAGGCTACAGCACTTTCACTCGATAAAAACGGGTTGCTGATTGCGACATCGAACAACGCAGCCGTTTATCGTGTCGGCACTTCGCCTGATGCCGCTGGAGTTTTCACCTCGGCTATTTTCGATGCAGGCAACAGCGTGCAATGGGGCGCATTACGCGCAACTGGCGATGCACAATGGGAAACCCGCAGCGGCAACACCGCCGAACCAAGCAGCAGTTGGAACGCTTGGCAGCCAGTCGCGCGCAACGATTTGGGTGAACTGTCGATTACCTCATCCAACGCGCGCTATCTGCAGTTGCGCGGAACGCTCGCCCAGAACGCCGCGATTTCGCGCATAGAAGTTGTATATCGCGCGGCTAACAGCGCCCCGACTGTCGTGTGGAGCGCGCCTGCCGGCGGCGAATTCTGGAAAGGAAAAAAGACTTTCACCTGGAGCGGCACCGACCCGAACGAAGATGCGCTGCGTTACAAGATGTGGATTTCCACCGACGGCACCAACTGGAAACCGGTCGTGTTGAAAGACAACGATGCAAAGTCGCTCGAACTCGATACGACAACGCTCGCCGATGGAACTTACCGCGCGCGCATCGAAGCCAGCGACGCGGGTCGCAACCCGGATGACCCGCAGACCGATGAGGCTATCAGCGCGCCATTTACTATCGACAACACGGCGCCGGTCTGGAACAACGTTTCGGTGACAAAGCAGGACAACGGCGATTGGCGCATTGAAGCGACGGCGACCGATGCAACCTCGCCGCTGACGGGAGCCGAATGGCATTTCACGCCGCCCGCGAAAAAAACCGCTGCTGCGACAAAAACCGAGCCAAAACCGGTAACAACTCCAACCGCAACTGTGGCAAAACCTGCCGACGTAAAACCAGCAGGTCTCACACCAGCCACGACGCCCGCTGCAACGGCCACCGTCGCAGCAACGCCGACAGTTCCCACCTCAACAACGGCCCCAACAGCCGACAACTGGAATGCGTTTACGGCGCGCGATGGAATTTTCGATTCGCGGCGTGAAACTCTGGTTGCGATTATTCCGGCGAGTGAGATTGAGACGGCACGTGCTCTGGGCGAACTGAAGTTGGAGATTCGTGTGCGTGATGCAGCAACAAATAGTGCGCCTCAAACGCCCACCATGCCGCGTTAA